A window of Cryptomeria japonica chromosome 3, Sugi_1.0, whole genome shotgun sequence contains these coding sequences:
- the LOC131044259 gene encoding glutathione S-transferase F10 produces MELLSSCVSATAMAMIKVHGYQLSTATAMVRACLNEKELEYEFLIVDLSKGAHKQPPFLALNPFGQVPVIQDGDLTLFESRAIVKYLAKKYEGQGTNLLGSTIGEQAMVEQWSHVESQSFTAPCSEVVLQILIVPMIGGKTDQAVVESNLKKLSNVLDIYEERLSKSKYLAGSFFSLADLQHLSYIHALVNLAGQGEVVTSRVHVKTWWEDISSRPAWKKVAEAMKL; encoded by the exons ATGGAGTTGTTATCATCTTGTGTTTCAGCAACTGCAATGGCTATGATCAAAGTTCATGGCTATCAGTTGTCCACTGCAACTGCAATGGTGCGTGCTTGTTTAAATGAGAAGGAATTGGAGTATGAGTTTCTCATTGTAGATCTCTCTAAGGGCGCTCACAAGCAACCTCCCTTTCTCGCTCTCAAT CCATTTGGACAAGTTCCTGTCATTCAAGATGGAGATCTCACCTTATTCG AGTCGAGAGCCATTGTCAAATATCTAGCAAAGAAGTACGAGGGGCAAGGGACCAATCTGTTGGGAAGTACAATAGGAGAGCAAGCCATGGTAGAGCAATGGTCTCATGTGGAATCACAATCATTTACTGCTCCCTGCTCTGAAGTGGTGCTTCAGATCCTGATCGTCCCCATGATTGGAGGAAAGACAGACCAAGCAGTGGTGGAGAGTAACCTTAAAAAGTTGAGTAACGTGCTGGACATTTATGAAGAAAGACTTTCAAAGAGCAAGTACTTAGCCGGGTCTTTCTTTAGCTTGGCCGATCTTCAACATCTATCATATATTCACGCCCTTGTGAATCTAGCTGGACAGGGAGAAGTTGTAACCTCCAGAGTGCATGTGAAGACATGGTGGGAAGACATCTCTTCTCGCCCTGCTTGGAAGAAAGTTGCAGAGGCGATGAAACTCTAA